DNA from Streptomyces luteogriseus:
CCGCCCGCGGTGCGCGAGGGGTCGCACGGGTTGCGCGTGATCCCGCTGAGCGGCGAGTCCGTCACGCCCTTCCAGCCGAACTCGGGGGTCGTCGTCTTGCCGATGAACACCGCCCCGTGCTCGCGCAGCCGGGCCACCGACGGCGCGTCCTCGTCCCACCGCCCCGCCGGATCCACGGCCCTCGACCCGCGCAGGGTGGGCGCCCCGCGCTGCAGCAGGATGTCCTTGACGGTGACCGGCACCCCGTCGAGCAGGCCCCGTGGCTCACCGCGCCGCCATCGCTCCTGAGACTCCCGGGCCTGCTCCAGGGCCTCTTCCGCGGTCAGCCGGACGAAGGCGTTCACCTCCGGCTGGATCGCCTCGGCCCGCTCCAGCGCCGCCCGTGTCGCCTCCACGGGACTCCACTCGCCCTTGCGGTACCCGTCGAGAAGCCGTGCGGCGGTCAGCTCGGTGAGCTCGGTCATCCACCCTCCCAGGAACGTCAGTGACCAGGTACGTACCCACGCTGCTTGTCGACCACGTTCTTCAACGGCTCCCCGCTCGCCCAGAGTTCGTACAGGTCCACGAACTGGGCGCCGAGTTCGTCCCGCCAGCCGACGATGTCGCCGCTCATGTGCGGGGACACGATCAGGCCCGGGGCCTGCCACAACGGGCTCTCGGCGGGCAGCGGTTCGGCCTCGAACACGTCCAGGGCGGCGCCCGCGATCCAGCGCTTGGACAGGGCCTCGGCCAGCGCGTCCTCGACGACGAGCTGCCCGCGGCCGATGTTGACGAACCGGGCCGACGGCTGCATCAGGTCGAAGCGGCGGGCGTCGAACATCCCGTGCGTGTCGTCCGTGAGCGGCGCCGCCGCGATCACCCAGTCGGCGCGGGCCAGCAGCCGGTCCAGGTCCTCCGGGCCGTGCACGCCGGAGCGCGCGACGCGGCCCACGAGCGCGGTCGTGATGTCCAGCACCCCCAGGGTGCGCGCGATCGCCCGGCCGATCGGCCCCGAACCCACCACCACGGCCCGGCTCCCGGCGATCTTCAGCGACTCGCGGTGCCGCCAGGTCCGTTCCCGCTGCAACTCCAGCGTCCTGGGCAGGTCCTTGGCCATCGCCAGCACCAGCGCGGCGACGTATTCCGCGATCGGCTGGTCGAAGATGCCGCGCGCGTTCGTCACCACCGTGTCGGAAGCGGCGAGTTCCGGACACATCAGATGATCCACACCGGCGCTGGCGGTGTGGACCCAGCGCGGCCGTGGACCCTCGCCGGGCCACGCGTCCCGCACGGCGCGCGAGGTGAAGTCCCACACCAGGAGTGCATCCGCACGCGGGAGGCGCTCGGCGAGCCCCGCCGCGTCCGTGTGTTCGATGCGGGCGCGGCCGGTGAGGCGGCCGAGGCGGGGGAGGGGTTCGGCGTCCAGGACGAGCAGGGTGGGGGTGGGCATGAGCAGCCGTTTCTCCAGCCGTTCGGCGGGGGCCGGCCGGCCCCGGGGCGCCGGTCGGTGACGACGAGTTAACCCGGTGTTGACCAAGGAGTGATCCGGGCGGATTGACCACGCTCGCACCCGAACCTACCGTCGTCAACACGGGCGTTCCCACGATCCGTTGCACACTAGTTGCCCAGCGTGAGGCCGGTGCTTGCCATGGACGTCTCATTTCTCGGCGGGCCCAGCCCGCAGCGCGGGGTCGGCGTCGTCGCCCCCTTCGACTTCGCACTCGACCGCGAGTTGTGGCGCTGGGTGCCGGACGAGGTCTCGCTCCATATGACCCGCACACCGTTCGTGCCGGTCGAGGTCAGTCTCGACCTCGCCCGCCTGG
Protein-coding regions in this window:
- a CDS encoding D-2-hydroxyacid dehydrogenase encodes the protein MPTPTLLVLDAEPLPRLGRLTGRARIEHTDAAGLAERLPRADALLVWDFTSRAVRDAWPGEGPRPRWVHTASAGVDHLMCPELAASDTVVTNARGIFDQPIAEYVAALVLAMAKDLPRTLELQRERTWRHRESLKIAGSRAVVVGSGPIGRAIARTLGVLDITTALVGRVARSGVHGPEDLDRLLARADWVIAAAPLTDDTHGMFDARRFDLMQPSARFVNIGRGQLVVEDALAEALSKRWIAGAALDVFEAEPLPAESPLWQAPGLIVSPHMSGDIVGWRDELGAQFVDLYELWASGEPLKNVVDKQRGYVPGH